AAATAGCTGAGTCATGGTTCAAGCTTGATTTCTTCAGCAAAGCTGTCTAATGGTGATTcgtatttttctgtttgagaaaCTCCAGATCCTTTTTTGGAGCTGGACATCCAGAATCCTTTCTGAGCGCAATGCCTTACATGAGAACACTTATTCCCTTTCTGGTATTTTGTCTCCAGCAGTGGTGGAGTATGGAAGCTGGAGTTTAAACATGTTTATGCTTGTGTGCAGAACTATCCTAAGATTTTCAATATTGCTTTGttggaacaattttttttttaaagaaaaagaaaagattgaaCTCTTTTGAGTTACTTTCTCATGCAGTACTGTTCAGTTAATCAGGAAATGTGCTCATTTGGGACATCTTCCAAGGAAACATTTTGAGCCCAAACTTAGTAACGATGACTGCTGTTTATAGAACTCTTGGTTTGTACTCCTTTGATCTTATTATTTTCATCTGAGACGCTCTAAGCATTTAATAAACGTAAAATAACCTTCAGTGCCGCTTTCTGAAGTAGGCATTGTTATGCCTGGTTCACTGTGTCACACAGTGCTAACAGATGAAGCGGGCTCATTCTGAGATGTAGTCACCTAGTTGAGATTATGACACTTATGTTCAGTTGCCAGTTTCACTACAGACTGTGTAGAAGTCAGTCTTAGGGATGCGTTTCCTCCGATATAAAATGGACGAAATTGGGCTCCCATGATTATTTCAGTCAGAGCGGCCAGGCCTGGGATAGTCTTTTTCTGTCTGCATGCATATTACCTAATACCTCAGGATATGACCTCAGCCAAGACTTTAAAGTGTAGTGCAATGCCAGTAAAAGTATAAAAAGTGACTTACAGTGTAAAAGCCTCAGGATACAAAAGCAAGTGACTCAAAATGTATTAAATGCCAGACTGAGGTTTGCCTGTGCAAGAAGTACAGCCTGTGGCGCCTGGAGCTTCTGTTGTGAGGAGTCCTGCTTGAGGCTGTGGCTGAtcgtgccatttgcagatgaaatCTTGGCAGAACAGAGTTGCTAATATCTTCAGTATTGGGCAACCTTCAGTAACTGTATGAAGTCTTAGAGGGGGGGAGTCAGTGAAGTAGTTACAAATCAGCTACTCCCCAGGCTCCTGTTGATTTACAGTAGATAGCTGCCTCATAGCCTGCTCTTAAGACATGCTCCCTTTCCTTTCATTACAGATACCTGTATTTTTATAAACACACAGTGGACCTGCTGATAGAGCATGGAACTGTTTGCATTGAGGAGGTGCCTCTTCCTGAGGTCTCCACGGCTATTTCCCACCTGTGGCAAGAGCTGtctgaagaaaggagagacagcATCTTGCAGTACTGTAGCCAAAGAGATTTCTTCATGGATCCTAAGGCTGCTTGCCAAGAGCCTGCATGCACTGAAGGTAGTGTGAGGGACAGCCGAGGTAACAGTGAGGAGGCCAGTGGTTCCTCAGTCTCCACACCAGAGGAAGTAAGTGCTCAGTAACACACATCATCTGCCTCTCTAACTCCAAGCCTTCAGGTGCTAACTGGCTCTGCAGGTTTTAGTTGCAAACATACAGTGTGTGTAATTAAGCTTTCCCAAGACCCCTTGAATGCATAAATAGAGACAATAAGCAGTCTTTGAGTAAATGTCTGCACCAAAATTCTCCCTTGGTAAGATACACAGCAAGCTATAGGAGTGCAGTGGTAGTAATCCCGCTAGCCTCCACTGACCTGTAGAGCTTCTGTGCTAAGTAACAGTTAAATTTGATGTAACTTGCTCCAGGAGGAGGGAGCAAAAACAAGAATTATACAGTTACTATGCTATGTAAACTCTCCAAGGAGCACAGATGAGCTAAATCAGAAGGAATACCCAGTCTACCAAggcctgctgtgttttgggttgggtgtttttttcaccAAAGCACTTGGTAGCAAAGAGAAAGTATTTGTAGACCAGTTCCAGTGGTACAGGGCTAATGACTCCCTGTGCCACGCACCTCTGCAGAGCCAAGAAGTCAGTGACTGAGTAGACGAGGGCATTTGttaaaaagagattaaataaCAGCCAACTCTTTGTGAACTGTTCCTGGAGCACTGATTACTTAAGTAACTAGCTTTTCAAAGGCATGTGTGTAATTTTATTAGTTGCAAGGGAGGGACAGGTGTCCACCTTTAGCACCTAAGTAATTGCATTGACAAGTTCTTTCTGAGTCTCAGGACACAACCCATATTGCTGACCTCCTCAGGAAATGTCATGAGGATATGTGTACAGTACTTTCTGGCCCAGAAAATGTGTGAACTACATTATGGCAGAGTGAACTAATAAGCTTATTGGTCTGTCACAAGGAGCATCCAAACTCCTTTGTAAGCCAGGTCACACTCTGGAATCAGATTTGGGGGATACTGGCTGGTACAGCTGAGATCTCCATCCGTAAGGAGCAGCCCCCAGTCAAGTCTCTAAAGCACTGATACAATTAATGGTTTTCACTGATTTTTTGGGAGAGGTAATGTTAAGTCTAATTCCTAGAGGTTGAAGCACAGGCCTAAGGAAATGGGCTAACCTTGTGTTCCTAGTCATGAAACACGGTTATTCTTTATTATTCCTGTCTCCACAAAACCCTCTTGGTTTACTCTAGCCATAAGCATACCTgttaaatggaaagaaagaatatCATGCTTTTAAAGACTCCATTATTAAAAAAGATGCCCTAGTAAAACTTTTAGGTGGCTGGATATGTTGACATCTGAAGTGTTTTCTCTGATAGGTAATGTTTGAAGATGCGTTCGATGTTGCTGCTGGTTTCCTTGACAGAAGCAAGACTCAGGGAATGGCTAGCCAGAGGTAAGTTACAAACGCACCCTTTTTGCTAGACAGAGTAAGTTAAGAGCCCACTGTCAATACTCCATGGCAAGTTTGCTGTGGAGCAAGGCAATAGCCTAGCTTCCTTCTTTGTGCCTAATTTTTAGTAAATGGGTAGAACAGCAGCGTCTAGCAGTTGTGCTCACAATAATAGGGTCTCTTAAGGTGCAAAAGTGAAATGATTAATAGGCATTTACAGCAGAATCAGTAAGAATCACTTAGTAAGGGCACCCCGGTCACTTCAGGATAACTGGCATCCTACTGATTTTCTTCACCACTTTGCATAGCTTTCCATCTTTTCAAATTACAATCTttgtaatgttttccttttttctgtctcaCTTACCAGGTCTATGAGGACCATAAGGCATTTGCTGGATAAATCAGCTAATCATGAACTGTactctcatttttttaatgatacaaaAATGATCATTTTTTAACATTGTGTCCCTTACCTTTTCAAGTACCCTAGTTCAATCACAAGGAGGTGATCGGCCTAAAGTGTGGTTGACCAGAACAGTAACATCAAAGAAACACAAGACTTATTTAATaacatctctttcctctgcaggtCAGATAAGTTACCTAAAAGAGAACATGTCAGATACAAAGCTGGCACTGCCTTTGATTTTTCCCAGTAgaccaaagaaagaaaagggttGCTTTCCTCGGGGGAAATCACATTATGACTCATCTTTTATGCATTCTTGCAACTTAGTCTGCGTTAGGATTGTTTCTCTTTGCAAATAGTTGTTTTAATCTGgtttttaaaatcctgttttctaCTTATTTTTCCATATTTCGAGATTTCTTTAGTGTGAATCTCTGCTCTCTTTCCCCACCATTCCACCTTGCACTTCCAGAACAGAATGAATGGAAATCAGGTTGTTTTGGCTGTTGATCAGAacgtacttcacagaatcacagaatcagtgaatgttaggggttggaagggacctctggagatcatctagtccaatgccccctgacaaagcagggtcacctagagcaggcagcacaggcccgtgtccaggtgagttttgaatatctccagagaaggagactccacaacctccctgggcagcctgttccagtgctccatcaccctcgaagcaaagaagttcttcctcatgttcagatggaacttcctctgctgcagtttgtgcccgttgccccttgtcctgtcactgggcactactgaaaagagtctggccccaccctcttgacacccacccttaagatatttataaggtcccctcgcagccttctcttcttcaggctgaacaagcccagctccctcagtctttccccgtaggagagatgttccagtcccctcaccatcctcgtagccctccgctggactctctccagtagttcctcatctttcttgagctggggagcccagaactggatgcagcactccagatggggcctcactagggcagagtagaggggaaggagaacctcgcttgacctgctggccacactcttcttgatgcatcccaggatcccattggccttcttggcagccagggcacactgctggctcatggttaacctgtcgtccaccaggacacccaggtccctctccacagagctgctctgcagcaggtccgccccaagcctgtactgatgcatggggttgttcctccccaggtgcaggaccctgcacttgcccttgttgaacttcgtcagATTCTTATTATTGTGTACTTGAATACATAATAAAACTTAACAAATATGTATCCATTAAATAACATTTATTAGGTCACAAttgttgtttgcttttgaaataaGATAAAGTATTCCTTAATACTGCAATGTATTGCCTTCATGTTTGCAATCTGTTTTAGGTCCCAAATTAGATTAGTATTCCAGTAGTCAACTTTTATCCTGTTCCCTTCCTTCCCTATCATTCTGTGCCTTGTAATTCTGGACAGAGGGGTGCTGTCAGAACATTGTAAAATCCCAGAGGCAATACAAAGGTGAGGTCTAGAATTAATATCTGAGCTTTTTACCAAAGTTACCTGTTACCTGAGTACAAACCTGCCACTTATAGCTAATATGTCATTTCATGACCATATTACTGCATTCACTCAAAAACTTTACAAAAGAAGTCAGAGATGTTCCTCTGAACAAACCTGCAAAATACACTACCAAATAACCATTGTTGCTCTCTGTTAAAATGAGTATATACTTTTCCCCAAAACAGTGTTACTATAGCTGTCATGTATCAGTGCATCTCATTGTTGTGATACTGGTTTCTTGTATTGCTGTTCTCTGTTCTTACATATCTTCCTTGCGTGTGTTAGACAATATCTTGTCAATGCATCCAGCTCCACTCCTCCCTGTGTTGCATGGCTATTGTCTTTAATATCAGAATCATGTTGAAAACAATTAGAATCTTTTTAAATTTGTAAGTAAAATGTGGAGGAGAGAAAGTAAATAGGAGGagaaacacaggagaaaattaaatatagtatctgatttcattttcagttcagCATTTGTTAGCTACTCTTCTGAAAATCCAGAGGGTCACCACAGGCTCTATCTGCAGATCACTGACTTCCTAAAAAGCCTCTTCTTTGCTAACACGCCTTTTTGCCAGGTAAGCTTTGCCAAAGGATTCTTTTTAGAAGGAGCAGTGTACTTCTGTCATTGTCAGAAAGGGATTtctattttctgtgcttctgatCATATTGTCCAGAACCATTAAAAATAAGAACTTGGGATTCATCACTTCAGATGTGTCATTGCAAAAGGTCGGTAGGATTGCCTGTGTAAGAGGCAAAGTGTGAGGGGTTATTAATGCTTAGAGTATTATTCAAAATAGCAAATGACATGAGGATTTGTTGTTGTTTGCATGAAAGTTCCTTGTGGATAAGCTTGAGTGATCTCATCTGAGCAGGCAAAGCTGACTTTGCAGTTCTCCATTAACACCCAGCCGCTTCATCCTGAGCTCAGCAGGACCACCTTCTGCTTGTCTGGGTGCCAGGTTCCCTACCCTGAGCCCTCCGCTGGTGGGCCTTAGGAGTAGGATATTCATGTTCCTGAAAGAGCTGATGAACAGCTGCTGAGCTGCCTCTTAACCTCAGCCTGCTGTTGCAGGTTCGCTGAGCCAGAAGCTGTTGTGTTTGCAGTGTTGTTCTTCCCGTTCTTGACCTCCTGCTAAGGAGGTGGCTCAGAGCTTGCACGTGGGTGGGGGACTGAAAGGAAGATATCCCTCAGCCAGAGCATGCTTGTTTGGGCTCGGAGTCAGTTGTACCTCCACAGTAGCCACTGTTTTGCTATTTTCTATTTCCTGGCTTCCACCCAGTCTGTTATTTGAGCAGATGCTCCTTTGAAGGAAATAGAGTGTTTGTGATGAGGGGTGTTTGGaatacaaaacaaagcagaaactaGGGTTGCACCACTATCTGAATCTATCACATAGTGACTGCTGCATGCCATTTGGCTCCCCCCATCTCGGGGAGGCAGAGGCAGTAAGGAGTCACAAAGAATGGCAGCAGACACAACAAAAGGCATTAAACAGGAGCTACTAGAGTAGGAGTCTTCTGCAAAAAAGACTGAGGGGTACCATGAGAGAATTTTGATCCTAAATGGTGTGGATTTGGTACACAGAATGATTGTTCATTGTGTCTAACACCAGAAGAACCAGAAAGCACTCAATTAAATGAACAAACAACATACTAAAAAATACTTGCATGTGCAAATTACCAGATTGAACTCCTAAGGCATCAGTCCATTCACAGTTACTAAATCGGAAGGTCCAGATACAATTTCCAACACAGAAGGTCCTCACAGCAGGGTTTACCATAATATGGGAGCACATGTTGTGGAACAGAGCACACTGTATCCCCAATTCTTGCACTTTTTGTCTGAACATCCACTCCTGGCTGTTGTCAGAGACCAGGCGCTGATCTACACAGCTCTTTGGTCTGCGGCTGGCTATGTGCTTCGTGAGAGCAGAGCTGTCCCTGTGTTTGTGTAAATGACCGTGAACTGAGCACGcttagaaaagaaagaagagctttAGGCAAGGTATGGTATTTTCCGGTTTTAAATTTCTTTAGTGAACATCATGCCTGGCAGCATTAAGTGCATTTTGTCCTTTTGCTTGGTGCTGCATTGTTATATGTGATCCCAAGTCCATCTCACAGCTACCAGATGAGGTGGTATGAGAAGAGGTAGTGTCTCTTTCAAGCTTTAAAGAGGGATATTTGAAATAAGACTAGGAGAATGGGAATGATGGGAAGACAGGCAGCAAAAGAAGTTGAAGTACTGCAAATTGGCAGTTGACTGAGTTCTGTGGatcaaaaaggaaattaaaggctGCATGCACTTCTTTTATGCAGTAACTTTGAGTTGTCTGCgataaaacaataaaaagggAGTTTGAGCAGAAATCACCCAGGCTAGAGAGTACTGATAATATGAAGGTCACAGTCTGTTTTGGTTTAGATAACTGCAGTACAGCACATCTAGACAGTCctgccaagaggaaaaaaaagaatacgaCTGacaagaattttttgttttgagagCAGAAATTCAGCTCCATCTCAAAGCAAACAGATTGAGGCAGTTATGGAAGTGGTTGCAGAGTGGGGCTAGGAGATGTTCCAGCTAGCTTGAAACACACCAactcaggcagcagcagagagctcAGTATAGGCTACACATCTTGCCTAGAAACTGGGCTTCTGAGAGTATCGGAGATTCCTGGATGTGACAGGGAAAGGATCCCCTCCTGCGTAACTTATTTATGGGTGTGACTGAGCCCCTGCAGACCGTTCCCCTTCCCTTGATGTAGTAGTACCTGTGCCGGTGCTGCACTAGCCCAGGAGTCTGGGCAGTGCTGTGATGAATTATCCCAAGGATAAAGTGATGTCCTAGTGCACTGTGCGCACACCTTGTAGGAGGTACAGACGTGGGTAGCAGGTACAGTGCCAAGGTGAGGCATGCGGTGTGCAGCCGACTGAAATAGAAAGGCAGCCTGCAGTCACCTTTCCTTGCATCTGCAGAGCTGGTGAGGTGGCAGGTTTTATTGCTGGGCATTACGTGCCAGTGCTATGCTATGCCATTCCTAGTTAACTATCCAGGTACAAAGTACTATTGTCAGATTGTGTATGTTCACCGTTTCGTAGTCACGGGTCCGCTGAGTGCAGCTCCTCTGGAGCTGCTGCCCTGGCTCTTAAGGCTGCCAAGGACATGCACCCCAGTGGTGTAAAACACTTGAGAAGGGCTCACACAAGAGGTGGGAGGAAATAATTTGGACAAAGAAAGGGAGGGCTCTTGAAAGGACAGTGACCCTAAATTGAGAACAGGAGCATGGAAGCTACATGGTAGAGAAATATTTCTGAGCGTGAGTTTAGTTAAGCAATCTTGTCATTTTTCACGACCTGATGTTTTAAGGTCAATCATAAGAGACGCTTCACAGCAAAGGCAGTAAAGAATTAATTTAGATTGAGGTCCAAAGGTtcagagaatggtagggtttggcaaggacctctggagatcatctagtccaaacccatTGCTAACGCAGGGTCACCTGGAACAGGGTGTACAGGACCACGTTCAGGCAGATTTtgagtatcttcagagaaggagactccacaacctctctgggcactgttccagtgctctgtcaccctcaaagtcaagaagtttttcctcatgtccagatggaacttcctatgtttcagtttgtgccctttgtcccttgtcctgttgctgggcaccactgaaaagagtctggccccatcctcctgacacccacccttcggatatttagaagtatttataagatcccctctcaatcttctcttcttcaggctaaacaagcccagctccctcagcctttcttcataagagagatgctccagtcccctcatcatccacgtagccctccgctggactctctccagtagctcctcatctttcttgaactggggagcccagacctggacacagtactccagatggggcctcactagggcagagtagaggggaaggagaacctcccttgacctgctggccccactcttcttaatgcaccccaggatcccattggctttacAATAGGTTTTAAGTGAAagtcagtgggtttttttctaaatagcaCTGAGCACCTTTGCATCCTCAAAggcatggttttttttttaaattatggattTTATATGAGTCACTTGACAAGGAAGTGGGATTTAGTGTTCCTTAAgctatatgttttttaaaagcagtcttgccCTAAAGAGTCTTGCGTCAATGCAGAAGGTGGACTAGATGGCCTGCAGGCATGAGCACTTTCATCTCCTAGACTTCGATTTCCCAAGAGCCACTTACTCTCTGTAAGCTGGCAAAAGAGAAAACTATTTTCATCTGTTGCTAAAAGAGCAGCAAAGCCTGAAGTCAGTAGAAGTTAAGGGCTCAAGGAAGCTCTCGTATCTTCAGGGACTGTTGTGTGACTCGCTACCACAGTCAGTAAAACCTGTCTAAATGATGTAAATAGACACAGAGTGGAGCCCTGTGATGTTAGAAAGAAATTGGTTGAGAATTTGAGCCATTCATCATCAGGCACCTCAGGCACTTGACAAGTGCTGGTTGCTGATTCGGAGAGGAAGGAGGGCTCATGGCACATTAGCTGACACGTGCCAGCACTTGACCAACTAACTGCATGTTTGAAACACAATCAGCTCCTGTCGCTTTTAATCTTGCTTGGCTTTGGGGCGTCTTTCAGGAAGAAGACCTTCAGTTCGATAATGAGACTGTGATGCTGAGGTGCACCGAGACCTTCGATGATGAAGATTTCTAAACAGTACCTCTGTTTGCCAACATTTTGCCAAGCATTGCTGGGTACACCGGGCACGTGAAGAGACTGCACCTCTTCCAGTGAAGCACTTCTCTGAGCAGAGTGTGGAGACACTGTGTTAAAGTGGTTTGTTACTGTTGACTTCTCATTCCCTTATCAGTGCCTCTTGATGTATACGTTGAGTAATTTATACCGTTAAAAGTTCCAGATTTTAGATATTTATAAATTCTTAAGAAATATTCGTCTATTGCTTTTTAACGTTTAACCTCACTTCACAAGTAAACCGAGGCATGTACTGTTGGATGACCTTGCCTAGGGTAAGCTGTGGAAGAGCTGCAGAGAGGTCACATCAGTGACAGCCTGCATAACCCCATAGGATGCAGATCTCCAGCTCCAACCTGTAAAAATCACAAAGTGCCCTGCCCCTTGGCAGTGACTACTTTTCCTGTACAATTTTTCAGCTCGGGCGGGCAAAAAAAGAGGGATTTCACCACAGAGAGTGAGATGAGGCTCTTCTGCCTCTTTATGAGGATGACAGCAGTGGCCACCCACTCCCAAATTGTCCAGAGAAGTGCAGGCACTATAATACGCTTTggattatttatttttgcaaagtgAGTAAAGCTGAGTGAGCAGCTCTGTGCTCTTCTGCCACATCTCATTCGTTGATGAGTAGTGGTGTTCAGATAGTGTCTCTGAATTAAAAATGCTGTGAAGATGAATAAAATCCTTAATATCTCTGAACTATCATTAGAGGCTCTCTGCAGACTCAGACAAATGGTGTTCTGGCAGTGGTTATGCTGAGGTCATTTTAACAGCTATCACAAGCTGTCACCGCGAGACatggtgtggtggtgttgggttgatggttggacctgatgaactcagaggtcttttccaaccttaaggattctataattctatgattctaagcagaAAGGCTGAAAATTCTGTTTTAGAATCTAAACTAAAGCTGGCATGCCCAGGTATCCATCGGTCTTCAGCAACCAGGCCTTTAGGCTGAATCCAAGAGGGCTGGGCTGTGGCCCAGCACTGGCTTGGTGCGTAAGAGCATGATACATGCAGCTGCACTCAAGCAAACACGTGGAGACTAGTACTGAAGTCCAAGGGGGGAAGAATTCCTCCAGAGCACCTTCTGTCCCTGCGGTTGAGGCTGTGGTAGCACTCTCAGGTGGATGTTTGCCAGACTGCTGTGTTTagaagcggggctgggggggtcttaACTGCAGATCCTGTTTGGGTTTAAGAGCCCCTCTGTGTTCCCCAGGGTGCAGCCTTGCCTTTCGCTGGCCTTTCTAGTGTGCTTCATGCATACAGACTATCATTGCTTTGAGGCTATAAGCAATGCtggctcttccttctcctctccctctcattCCAAAATGGCAAGCATGTGCATCCCCTGGGCAGTCTGGGTGTTGGGACACGAGCTGGTTGAAACACGTGTACAGACTTTGCAGAGGATCCAAGGTCAAATCAGTCTTTGCGTTAGTACAAGAGATACATGTGTATCTAGAGTAATAAGTGTTTGCATTCAGTGTTCTGCCTGTATTTTCTTAGCACTGTGTAGTTTTGGGGTGAAATAGCGTAGTTTTTCTCAGTGTTGAGGCTACTTTTTCTACAAGCTTTTAGCTGTAGAAATATTACAGACTTCTGTCATCTCCAGTTTCATTTGCCACAGAACGTTTGGTCAGTTTTATTACATTAATGATTCTTTCACCACATCCATCTTAATTACTGCATCAGCTGAGGTCAAACTTGGCAATGTTGGCACGTACCATAGGACAGCCATGGGAGTAGATAGCATTCAAGGGTTTTCTTATTAGCCTTTCATCCCCACCTTTTTGAAGGACAGTACAGAACAGAAGTTAAACAACAGAATACTTAATTTTCAAATTACTTTAAGCTTGCTACCTACCAGAGGAGACAGTTTTGAGCAGACACCATGTGCTATATAGATGCATTCCCTTGAACATCACGTCAGAGATTCTGATGTTTCACCAGGAGAATTTTATGTTAAGACTGGCCTGAACCTCAATGTGAAACAACAGATGTGTTCAGGTAATGTGAAAATAATAACTCCTCCAGATGGTAGCAAGCTTTGCGGGCGGTGTTACGGCATTAAGGAGAAGATGGAGATCACATTACTTTGATTCCTCCTGTCACACGATCCTAGTTTACAAGAGCACAGGCCTGCATGTAATGTGTGAAGGTGGTTTCCTCTCCTGCAGAGCCAACACTACGCAGAAAGCAGCTGTTCTGCCCTGGCAAGCATGAGGTCTGCTCTGCCTTGTCAGGGAAGCGCCCTGAATTCCCAAGCACATTACTGCTGCGTGTGCGTGGGTACCGCTTTGTGCAGCGCTCAGTGGTTGGCCTGATGGAaacttttcatgaaaaaaatctggaaaatgtaGGCTAGCAGGCTGCCGGGGCAGGGCAGTGGgaaggagctggaggcagaaaggcagcaaggagggaggagtgagaaG
The sequence above is drawn from the Opisthocomus hoazin isolate bOpiHoa1 chromosome 8, bOpiHoa1.hap1, whole genome shotgun sequence genome and encodes:
- the STRA8 gene encoding stimulated by retinoic acid gene 8 protein homolog isoform X2; the protein is METAGDCRKTQARVTRNPLTRLQEVEPRVAKRRLSQARQRATLARLFSGLQEAVLSQSGKSASKYQVLRKAKGSIRKLEQTLGSSLKMKESFSVEDGNPSSLEEVREEYVKRHFGSHSTASASEAVSENDSIVWCFIQECEKQTMAEDEKPEFVQSPDTSSPDLVEFERYLYFYKHTVDLLIEHGTVCIEEVPLPEVSTAISHLWQELSEERRDSILQYCSQRDFFMDPKAACQEPACTEGSVRDSRGNSEEASGSSVSTPEEVMFEDAFDVAAGFLDRSKTQGMASQSSAFVSYSSENPEGHHRLYLQITDFLKSLFFANTPFCQEEDLQFDNETVMLRCTETFDDEDF
- the STRA8 gene encoding stimulated by retinoic acid gene 8 protein homolog isoform X1 is translated as METAGDCRKTQARVTRNPLTRLQEVEPRVAKRRLSQARQRATLARLFSGLQEAVLSQSGKSASKYQVLRKAKGSIRKLEQTLGSSLKMKAESFSVEDGNPSSLEEVREEYVKRHFGSHSTASASEAVSENDSIVWCFIQECEKQTMAEDEKPEFVQSPDTSSPDLVEFERYLYFYKHTVDLLIEHGTVCIEEVPLPEVSTAISHLWQELSEERRDSILQYCSQRDFFMDPKAACQEPACTEGSVRDSRGNSEEASGSSVSTPEEVMFEDAFDVAAGFLDRSKTQGMASQSSAFVSYSSENPEGHHRLYLQITDFLKSLFFANTPFCQEEDLQFDNETVMLRCTETFDDEDF